GGTGCGCCAGCTGCGGGTGGTGCGCAACTACAGCCAGCTGGCCGAACGGCTCGAGACCCTGGCTGCCGCCCAGGCCCTCGCCGAACTCTGCCTGGGGCTGGTGCCCGGCGAAGCCCCGGCCCCGGGGATGCTGGGATCCATGCTGATGCAGCTCGGCAGGCTCGAGCAGCTGGTGCGCGAGCGCTCCGACAGCCTCGAGGCCCTGGCCCTGGCCGTGCAGGGGTCGGTGCACCTGCTTGCCCTGGGGGGCTATGCCCTGCCGCTCGTGCAGTGCAGCCGCTCGGGCCGGAGGCTCGAACCTCCGCTGGGCGACTGGGACTGGCGCTGCAGCCTGGTGCCCAGCGAAGGCTTCGTGCTCGGTGCCGTGGCAGGAGCGCGGGTGGTGCTCAACGCCTCGGAACTGGCCCTGCTGCAACGGCTGCCCCGGCCGGCCCTGCCCCGCCGGCGCGACGGGGCCCTGATGGGCCCGCAGGCCGTGTGGCTCCACCTGCTGGAGCTGGTGGAGTGCTGGTGCGGTGAGCACCTGCAGCGGCGGCCGCGGGCCTTCCGGCTGCTGCGGCTGGGGTTGCAGACCGCCCCTGCGCCATCATGAGCACCCCTTCCCGTGGCAGGTCCAGGTTGTCCGGCAGTCCTCAGGGCTCCGCACCCGCAGGGGCCAGCGGCCTCCAGGCCGTTCTGGCCCTGCCGGACTTCCGCCTGCTCTGGCTGGGGCAGATCTTCTCCCAGCTGGCGGACAAGTTCTACATCGTGCTGATGGTGTTCCTGATCGCCCAGACCTGGGTGCAGGGAACGCCGGACGCCAACCCGGCGCTGGCGGAGGCCGCCTCGGCGATCCGCATGGATCTGCCCGAGACCCGGGCCCAGATGATCAC
This portion of the Cyanobium sp. NIES-981 genome encodes:
- the recO gene encoding DNA repair protein RecO, coding for MPETQLEGLALSCRPLGESDRLLTLLSEGEGLTRLAVPGARKPRSSLAAAVPLAHLRLQVGGRSGLRRVRQLRVVRNYSQLAERLETLAAAQALAELCLGLVPGEAPAPGMLGSMLMQLGRLEQLVRERSDSLEALALAVQGSVHLLALGGYALPLVQCSRSGRRLEPPLGDWDWRCSLVPSEGFVLGAVAGARVVLNASELALLQRLPRPALPRRRDGALMGPQAVWLHLLELVECWCGEHLQRRPRAFRLLRLGLQTAPAPS